A region of Vigna radiata var. radiata cultivar VC1973A chromosome 6, Vradiata_ver6, whole genome shotgun sequence DNA encodes the following proteins:
- the LOC106763539 gene encoding uncharacterized protein LOC106763539 yields the protein MDDTDQSTNPVSPFYLHLGENPGLTLISQVLSETNYSSWSRSMRRALLSKNKIKFMDGSIKKPKKGEALFDAWERCNMMVLSWIIKTFSPQIAESVIYIEEVKELWDELKERFFKGDYFKISDLLQDIHSIKQGERSVNQYFTDLKIIWEELESLRPIPNCTCKIPCSSELSKISLKYREIEHVICFLKGLNDTYNIVRTQILLMEPLPNINRIFSLIMQQERQERSNTTSQNHTAETTRVLASVTDRNGNWKTEQTWKNQGCGVGTHGQGKGRGRNPNYGKQGSYCNKMNHTVDECYSKHGFPPWYKKSDNNQEKRSGWNSTNLCHNNPRHDITDQGGTNTAFKNITPKQIENLIKMIEKNDEPTHKINQLQRNDNEHKPGTLSWIIDTGPVTM from the coding sequence ATGGATGACACAGATCAATCTACAAACCCTGTCAGCCCTTTCTACTTACACCTTGGGGAGAATCCAGGTTTAACTCTCATCTCTCAAGTCCTAAGTGAGACTAATTACTCTTCTTGGAGCAGAAGCATGAGAAGAGCTCTTCTCTCCAAAAACAAGATCAAATTTATGGATGGGTCTATCAAGAAACCCAAGAAAGGTGAAGCTTTGTTTGATGCATGGGAAAGATGCAACATGATGGTACTCTCATGGATTATTAAGACATTTTCTCCACAAATTGCAGAAAGTGTGATATACAttgaagaagtaaaagaattaTGGGATGAGTTAAAGGAAAGATTTTTTAAAGGTGACTATTTTAAAATCTCGGATCTGCTGCAAGACATTCATTCAATCAAACAAGGGGAAAGAAGTGTTAATCAATACTTTACTGATTTGAAAATTATCTGGGAAGAATTGGAGTCTCTTAGGCCTATACCCAACTGTACCTGCAAGATTCCTTGTAGCTCTGAACTCTCAAAAATCTCTCTGAAATACAGAGAAATAGAGcatgttatatgttttttaaaaggattaaatgaCACCTATAACATTGTCCGAACCCAGATTTTGTTGATGGAACCTCTGCCAAACATCAATcgcattttttctctcattatgCAACAAGAGAGACAGGAAAGGTCAAATACTACAAGCCAAAATCATACTGCTGAGACCACCAGAGTATTAGCCAGTGTTACTGATAGGAATGGGAATTGGAAGACAGAGCAAACCTGGAAAAATCAAGGTTGTGGAGTTGGGACACATGGACAGGGAAAAGGCAGAGGAAGAAATCCTAACTATGGAAAACAAGGCTCCTACTGCAACAAGATGAATCACACTGTGGATGAATGCTACTCCAAGCATGGGTTTCCACCTTGGTACAAGAAGAGTGATAACAATCAAGAGAAAAGGAGTGGCTGGAATTCTACTAATCTCTGCCACAACAATCCTAGACATGATATTACAGACCAGGGAGGCACCAACACTGCTTTCAAGAATATCACACCAAAGCAGATTGAAAACCTTATCAAAATGATTGAGAAGAATGATGAACCTACGCATAAGATCAATCAATTGCAGAGAAATGACAATGAGCACAAACCAGGTACTCTTTCTTGGATTATTGACACTGGGCCAGTGACCATGTGA